One Torulaspora globosa chromosome 5, complete sequence DNA window includes the following coding sequences:
- the YSP2 gene encoding Ysp2p (ancestral locus Anc_5.370) — translation MTTDDKGTKKTFLNKLFKRRKVNGKLKKDERRNISFSIANNGNGSIAKRKINGERPRTSGNQLELPEIISIRSNSLFDSEEEGEEKQESHDAERGSRNLLYAPNRALRNSSKITGTSSSSPAKTNDLKPIKTDYLKVSDNRPAMKHETGSSAEYDEELEHPSTILGTLAAFARNATARMPKINVRDVDEAASPISPYSPLTSAQGHRESENNDQAVPHSNDKGYDTFLGKNDDTLDETNLNHTVVHHQDSNDHRSDSFLRNLDFLLSSPSPLDNHLSIKSPMDLTKSYSRNDSRSTSLMGKNESMFSMNGANKVKFEPLTTKSPAISTFGKGDLNLDEFEDSPESRPSLPTTQRESSENMSITARRLSTDEMKRHSSSNAAKLTEASKFSASDTDVARTRERSKTLPDAELARNSGMQSYNNRNSRYSKLEDEVDNLDESDRRPRRMSKKFLSRRSFSPTNIGMKVLPGMALRSPVVKIRNSADHSSVAGAANVSNPNNGRLDYLTNGDGSIRTRASTSVAPIEVSSGEADDFHLKGMKFANEKKNSEFHTLFKGTDVTQEEKLIADHNCALSRDILLQGKMYISDQHICFYSNILGWVSTVVIPFKEIVQIEKKTTAGIFPNGIVIDTLHTKYIFASFISRDATFDLITDVWNQIILGTSKIRNAGTRSSSYIGADADSNSFYSEKDMTDSGFEEEDESVIDSTELTSSDGSVDEDLHNRQKPSMVAPAGPVKHAPTQVDYTPSEGEKLIRKATINAPLGKVANILFGDDVSMIASILKAQKNYDISEIPRILDSKEREYDYTKPLPGGFGPSKTKCKITERLEEYDLEKCVKAVQISKTPDVPSGNSFSVKTTFLLSWAENSCTNLAVYVSIDWTSKSWIKGAVEKGTFDGVTESTDILINELNKLAKPSSSKKAGAHDLEVLSNLPKMGPAAHKVTDYDYKKDKDDVIIEQDADIPAPLGTTFQLLFGNDTKYFKRIIEKQKNFDLSEIPKFTNNVREYSYTKPLNGSVGPKQAKCFITEKIEHMDVENYIMVKQTSKCPGVPFGNNFVVNTRIYLSWSDHDTTKMFVVTNIVWSSKTLLKGTIEKGSIDGQKESIGIMVDELKEIIASSGSVRRKTRKRGKSFKGPKASTEAAGRDLTTASLPQKIFSFISSLFENFSLTSIPIITIIIALLIIAAFFVRFIFMSHTERQEVTILGSGRLIIDGNEYNYVPSFKTLYKVYENNVRESSRQKSALKGHNLVLEAENDLWGWLNDRGDITPQLNSNAYNELSTDIESKLDTRKLLQLRETIQATENQLNDMKQLLERKGIV, via the coding sequence ATGACGACAGACGACAAAGGGACAAAAAAAACATTCTTGAACAAGCTGTTCAAAAGGAGGAAGGTTAACGGtaaattgaagaaggatgagaGGAGAAACATCTCGTTTTCTATCGCTAACAATGGCAATGGATCGATTGCAAAACGAAAAATAAACGGCGAACGCCCGCGAACTTCGGGCAATCAACTGGAGCTGCCGGAAATCATATCAATACGAAGTAACAGCCTATTTGATAGCGAAGAGGAGGGCGAGGAAAAGCAGGAATCGCATGATGCAGAACGAGGCTCGCGAAATCTGCTCTATGCGCCGAATAGGGCGTTACgaaattcttccaagattACAGGAACAAGCAGCAGTAGTCCAGCCAAGACTAATGATCTAAAACCCATCAAGACAGACTATCTTAAGGTCTCGGACAATAGACCGGCAATGAAGCATGAGACCGGCAGTAGCGCTGAAtacgatgaagagctaGAGCATCCCAGTACCATACTGGGGACGCTGGCAGCGTTTGCACGCAATGCCACAGCTCGTATGCCAAAAATTAATGTGCGAGACGttgatgaagctgcaaGCCCCATATCACCTTACAGCCCGCTAACAAGCGCACAGGGCCATCGGGAGTCCGAAAATAATGATCAGGCAGTTCCACATTCTAATGATAAAGGATACGATACCTTTCTAGGCAAAAACGATGATACTTTAGACGAAACAAACCTAAATCACACCGTTGTACATCACCAAGACTCAAATGACCACAGAAGCGACTCATTTTTGCGAAACCTTGATTTTCTGCTTTCCTCTCCATCGCCACTGGATAATCATTTAAGCATCAAAAGCCCTATGGACCTGACGAAGAGTTATAGCCGTAATGATTCTCGTTCCACATCTTTGATGGGCAAGAATGAGAGTATGTTCTCAATGAATGGAGCCAACAAAGTGAAATTCGAGCCTCTAACGACAAAATCGCCTGCAATTTCTACGTTTGGAAAGGGTGACTTGAAccttgatgaatttgaagacTCCCCAGAGAGTCGCCCTTCGTTACCAACCACACAGAGAGAGTCGTCAGAAAACATGAGCATAACCGCAAGAAGATTATCCACTGATGAAATGAAAAGACATTCCAGTTCCAATGCTGCGAAATTAACCGAAGcttccaaattttcagcttctgacACAGATGTAGCTAGAACGCGAGAGAGAAGCAAAACTTTACCGGACGCGGAGCTTGCTCGAAATTCCGGTATGCAAAGCTATAATAATCGCAATTCGCGATATTCcaagcttgaagatgaagtgGATAATCTTGATGAGAGTGATCGAAGACCGAGAAGGATgtccaagaagtttcttAGCAGGAGGTCTTTCTCTCCGACAAATATTGGCATGAAGGTACTTCCTGGTATGGCACTTCGCAGTCCAGTGGTCAAGATCCGTAATAGCGCAGATCACTCTAGTGTTGCAGGAGCAGCTAATGTTTCAAACCCGAATAATGGTCGTCTGGATTATCTCACCAACGGAGATGGAAGCATCCGAACTAGAGCTAGCACGTCGGTCGCTCCAATTGAAGTGTCCTCTGGTGAAGCTGACGATTTCCATCTGAAAGGTATGAAGTTTGCTAATGAAAAGAAAAACTCAGAGTTTCATACTCTTTTCAAAGGCACAGATGTTACGCAGGAGGAAAAACTAATTGCTGACCATAACTGTGCCTTGTCCCGCGATATTCTCTTACAGGGTAAGATGTACATATCAGATCAACACATTTGCTTCTATTCCAATATATTGGGTTGGGTAAGCACCGTTGTCATACCTTTTAAAGAAATTGTCCAaatcgaaaagaagacCACGGCCGGAATATTTCCAAACGGTATCGTCATTGACACTTTGCACACTAAATACATCTTCGCATCTTTCATTTCCAGAGATGCCACTTTTGACCTCATAACGGATGTTTGGAACCAAATCATTTTGGGAACCAGCAAAATTCGCAACGCTGGAACGCGCTCAAGCTCTTACATTGGGGCAGATGCAGATTCGAACAGTTTTTATAGCGAAAAGGACATGACAGATAGCGGTtttgaagaggaggatgaaagTGTAATTGACAGTACGGAGCTGACTTCTAGCGATGGCTCTGTAGATGAAGATTTGCACAACCGACAAAAGCCATCGATGGTGGCCCCAGCAGGGCCAGTAAAACATGCGCCCACGCAGGTCGATTACACTCCAAGTGAAGGTGAGAAGCTAATTAGGAAAGCGACGATCAATGCCCCTCTCGGTAAGGTGGCCAATATCTTGTTTGGAGATGACGTGTCCATGATAGCTTCCATCTTGAAGGCGCAGAAGAATTATGATATCTCAGAGATCCCCAGGATACTCGACAGTAAGGAAAGAGAATATGATTATACAAAACCCTTGCCCGGAGGCTTCGGTCCAAGTAAGACTAAATGTAAAATAACCGAGAGATTGGAAGAGTACGATCTAGAGAAATGTGTCAAGGCTGTGCAAATCTCGAAAACACCTGACGTACCGTCTGGAAATTCTTTCAGCGTAAAGACTACATTTTTATTATCGTGGGCGGAAAACTCCTGTACAAACCTTGCGGTGTACGTTTCGATTGATTGGACCAGTAAAAGTTGGATCAAAGGTGCGGTAGAAAAAGGCACATTTGATGGTGTCACTGAGAGTACCGATATATTAATCAATGAATTAAACAAACTAGCAAAACCATCATCTAGTAAGAAAGCCGGAGCACACGATTTAGAGGTGCTTTCAAATTTGCCTAAGATGGGTCCGGCAGCCCACAAAGTCACAGACTATGATTACAAAAAGGATAAGGACGATGTAATTATCGAGCAAGACGCGGACATTCCTGCGCCACTTGGAACGACATTCCAGCTCTTGTTCGGCAATGATACGAAGTACTTTAAAAGAATCATAGAGAAAcagaaaaattttgatctttcaGAGATTCCGAAATTTACCAATAACGTAAGAGAATACTCCTATACAAAGCCATTAAATGGCTCTGTGGGACCCAAGCAGGCTAAATGTTTCATCACGGAGAAAATTGAGCACATGGATGTCGAAAATTACATTATGGTCAAACAGACCAGCAAATGCCCTGGAGTCCCATTCGGTAACAATTTTGTAGTTAATACCAGGATTTACTTATCTTGGTCGGACCACGACACTACAAAGATGTTTGTCGTTACAAACATTGTATGGAGCAGCAAAACACTGTTAAAAGGAACGATCGAAAAAGGTTCAATCGACGGCCAAAAGGAGTCTATTGGTATTATGGTGGATGAATTGAAAGAAATAATTGCAAGTTCAGGAAGTGTAAGAAGGAAGACACGGAAGAGAGGTAAAAGTTTCAAAGGTCCCAAGGCCTCAACGGAGGCAGCTGGGAGGGACCTCACAACTGCTTCCTTACCTCAAAAGATATTCTCATTCATCTCTAGCCTCTTTGAGAACTTCAGTTTAACCTCAATCCCTATTATAACGATCATAATAGCACTATTGATTATTGCTGCCTTCTTCGTTCGCTTTATCTTTATGTCACACACCGAAAGGCAGGAAGTCACAATTTTAGGCAGCGGTAGACTTATCATTGATGGCAACGAATACAACTATGTTCCAAGCTTTAAAACGCTCTACAAAGTTTACGAAAATAATGTAAGGGAAAGCAGTCGTCAAAAGAGTGCATTGAAGGGTCACAATCTGGTATTAGAGGCAGAAAACGACTTGTGGGGTTGGCTGAACGATCGAGGAGATATCACACCGCAGTTGAACTCTAATGCATACAACGAACTGTCCACGGACATTGAATCCAAGCTGGACACCCGTAAGCTTCTACAGCTGAGAGAAACAATCCAAGCGACGGAGAACCAACTTAATGACATGAAACAACTTCTGGAAAGAAAGGGCATCGTCTGA
- the SAE3 gene encoding Sae3p (ancestral locus Anc_5.369) produces the protein MHAISQSQISNSRREVAELKEHYERLQKQFDSLSAELDLSLTAKQVMDLHIKRLKEYNELRDAGLRLAQLVADEKRCRMKDVFEEMGYSMKDD, from the exons ATGCATGCCATTAGCCAATCTCAGATATCAAATAGTAGGAGAGAGGTAGCTGAGCTGAAAGAACATTACGAGCGGCTTCAAAAGCAGTTTGACTCGTTAAGCGCCGAGCTTGATTT ATCTCTGACAGCGAAACAGGTTATGGATTTGCATATTAAGCGTTTGAAAGAGTACAACGAACTGAGAGACGCCGGCTTACGACTGGCCCAATTGGTCGCCGATGAGAAGAGATGTCGGATGAAGGATGTATTCGAAGAGATGGGATACTCGATGAAAGATGATTAA
- the IRE1 gene encoding bifunctional endoribonuclease/protein kinase IRE1 (ancestral locus Anc_5.368): MHMEKIRLRLILQLLFVSFCFGAGLWADQNGLESMGSNATSPALQANQPTTGIEYHTVIPTALRKQKTGQTSSLSPEITVAIPSGDSILSQSLLGQAAEGHDRHIISSHERPAKVQVHRERSLENLSLSNLLLATDLEGGLHGIDRKNGKTLWSIDSSFFEPLIEITGRGSSTMNETLIVEPYNDGNIYYFSPFQGVQKLPVTINQLVASSPMHLKTDIVVDELGTVIQDEKIYTGSRSTSMYTIDLLTGEIISAYGLGTKNKKYSRDKETCITSGFESTQCHNSIVVGKSTYRLEIHSLDGIAYNVSYSKWQQNSLDTHLATQNFLSQDGIYIAPFRDKTVLAISDDFKIARWISATFPGIINGIFDIYQDETKGENILVPHPLKSPYEKLSNNEKVYLDQNQHGTWFALSSHNFPSLVEVAPMSKYSLNERWKAPSIFQNEDLTRTALQGVHELTNMRFQQIFEGGREQNDILSLPEKNSPLLIDPPADHILDPTSQKVKSIDRYISPGELEAYKLKVQEQIAQEIMQKAQGSFLRTAARFVYRVVESGFVLLFALFILLILQKFRIIMPLPVLLEKLGLIPTKDITLKDVEITNLDNDKMSNRNAAKKSEVADVEDKGQTAVMSSSSSADIEQEDIRMLGDIHDKNGTLIVDKRKRKRGARGGKKAKKKLLAQETNQDGEDLELEHDLKTLTVSDKILGYGSSGTVVFQGSFQGRPVAVKRMLLDFCDVASREIKMLTESDDHPNVVRYFCSEFTQKFLYIALELCSATLEEVIEPNKGSNETVEFELNEKVDWVDVLKQVASGVAHLHSLKIVHRDIKPQNILVSGPKKPVIGQNNMDGNIRVLLSDFGLCKRLEADQSSFHPTNTNKASGTSGWRAPELLDESKKKVIDSIISDEQEEAGSFSSFYDKSTKQRLTRAMDIFSMGCVFYYVLSNGNHPFGSRYVRDANIIRGNFDLSALRRNLSDKSLIIEANSLITQMLKNDPLERPTAAAVLNHPLFWSSAKKLEFLLKVSDRFEIERRDPPSPLLLKLEAGAKLVILNGDWTTKFEKDFMDNLGKYRKYSGSKLMDLLRALRNKYHHFMDLPEDLAAAMSPIPAGFYNYFALRFPNLLMTTYSIIKNNLEDDQILSKFFA, encoded by the coding sequence ATGCATATGGAAAAGATTCGCTTGCGATTGATCCTTCAGCTCCTTTTTGTCTCCTTTTGCTTTGGAGCTGGTCTCTGGGCCGACCAGAATGGGCTGGAGTCGATGGGATCCAATGCGACAAGTCCAGCCTTGCAAGCAAATCAACCCACGACAGGCATTGAATATCATACGGTGATACCAACGGCACTGCGAAAACAGAAAACTGGCCAGACATCATCACTCTCCCCTGAAATAACAGTTGCAATTCCGAGCGGAGACTCGATATTATCACAATCTCTACTAGGGCAGGCTGCGGAAGGGCATGATAGGCATATAATATCAAGCCACGAGCGGCCAGCTAAAGTTCAGGTCCATCGTGAGAGATCGTTGGAGAATCTTTCGCTGTCCAATCTCCTTTTGGCCACGGATTTGGAGGGCGGTCTGCATGGGATTGATCGGAAGAATGGCAAAACATTGTGGTCCATCGATTCTTCGTTTTTCGAACCTCTTATAGAGATTACTGGGCGGGGAAGTTCGACGATGAATGAGACTTTGATTGTTGAACCCTACAACGATGGAAACATATACTATTTTAGTCCTTTTCAAGGTGTGCAGAAACTTCCAGTCACGATTAATCAACTGGTCGCATCGTCTCCTATGCATCTAAAAACAGACATTGTAGTTGACGAGCTGGGAACTGTTattcaagatgaaaagatatACACAGGGTCGAGATCTACATCGATGTACACGATCGATTTACTCACGGGCGAAATTATTTCAGCATATGGCCTTGGTACGAAGAATAAGAAGTACTCACGCGATAAAGAGACCTGCATTACTTCCGGATTCGAATCAACTCAATGCCACAATTCCATAGTTGTGGGAAAAAGTACCTATCGCTTGGAAAttcattctcttgatgGTATCGCCTACAACGTTTCTTACTCCAAATGGCAGCAAAATTCTTTAGATACCCATTTGGCTACTCAAAACTTTCTATCTCAGGATGGCATCTACATTGCGCCTTTTCGTGACAAAACTGTGCTGGCGATTAGCGACGATTTCAAAATTGCAAGATGGATATCAGCCACTTTTCCCGGGATTATTAACGGAATCTTTGATATATATCAAGATGAAACCAAAGGTGAGAATATTCTAGTCCCACATCCTTTGAAATCGCCATATGAAAAGCTTTCGAATAATGAAAAGGtatatcttgatcaaaACCAGCATGGTACCTGGTTCGCCTTATCGTCGCACAATTTTCCTTCACTGGTGGAGGTCGCTCCCATGTCAAAATACAGTCTCAATGAAAGATGGAAAGCACCATCGATTTTCCAGAATGAAGATCTCACCAGGACAGCTCTGCAAGGCGTCCATGAGCTCACTAACATGAGATTTCAGCAGATATTTGAGGGCGGTCGCGAACAAAATGACATCCTGTCTTTACCGGAGAAAAACTCTCCTCTGTTGATTGATCCACCTGCTGACCACATCCTGGATCCTACGAGTCAGAAGGTAAAATCCATCGATAGATACATATCACCAGGTGAACTTGAGGCCTATAAATTGAAGGTTCAAGAGCAAATAGCGCAAGAAATTATGCAAAAAGCTCAAGGCTCCTTCCTTCGCACCGCTGCAAGATTTGTGTATCGAGTGGTGGAAAGTGGATTTGTTCTCTTATTTGCTCTTTTCATTCTATTGATACTTCAGAAGTTCAGGATTATAATGCCTCTGCCAGTACTCTTGGAGAAGTTAGGACTCATCCCTACGAAAGATATTACTTTGAAGGATGTTGAGATCACCAATCTCGATAATGACAAGATGAGCAACCGCAATGCCGCGAAGAAAAGCGAAGTGGCAGACGTGGAAGATAAGGGACAGACGGCTGTCATGTCATCATCTAGCAGCGCAGATATTGAACAGGAAGATATTAGGATGCTGGGGGACATTCATGATAAAAATGGAACTCTGATCGTCGAtaagaggaaaagaaaacgTGGCGCTCGTGGTGGcaagaaggcaaagaagaagttattGGCGCAAGAAACTAACCAGGATGGGGAAGATTTAGAATTGGAGCATGACCTGAAAACACTCACCGTCTCCGATAAAATATTGGGCTATGGCTCCTCAGGTACTGTGGTCTTCCAGGGTAGTTTTCAAGGACGACCGGTCGCGGTCAAACGTATGTTACTTGATTTCTGTGATGTGGCCTCTCGAGAGATTAAAATGCTCACTGAAAGCGATGATCATCCCAATGTCGTAAGGTATTTCTGCTCTGAATTCACACAGAAATTTCTCTATATTGCATTGGAGCTTTGTAGTGCGACGCTTGAAGAAGTGATTGAACCTAACAAAGGATCGAATGAAACCGTCGAGTTCGAGTTGAACGAAAAAGTTGACTGGGTTGATGTTTTGAAGCAAGTCGCATCAGGCGTCGCACATCTGCATTCCTTGAAAATTGTCCACCGTGATATCAAACCACAGAATATTCTTGTTTCTGGGCCGAAAAAGCCTGTTATCGGTCAAAATAATATGGATGGGAATATTAGGGTCCTTCTCTCTGATTTCGGTTTATGCAAGCGACTGGAGGCTGATCAGTCATCCTTTCATCCTACAAACACAAATAAGGCTAGTGGTACTAGCGGCTGGCGTGCGCCGGAGCTATTGGATGAGTCGAAGAAAAAAGTTATCGATAGTATAattagcgatgagcaggaAGAGGCCGGAAGCTTTAGCTCGTTCTATGATAAAAGCACGAAACAGCGATTAACGAGAGCGATGGATATATTCTCCATGGGTTGCGTATTTTACTATGTTTTATCTAATGGGAATCACCCGTTCGGCAGCAGGTATGTGCGAGACGCGAACATTATCAGAGGAAATTTCGatctttctgctcttcgGCGGAATCTTTCAGACAAGTCGCTTATAATTGAGGCCAATAGCTTGATAACTCAGATGCTAAAAAATGATCCCTTGGAGAGGCCAACAGCTGCAGCTGTATTAAACCACCCTCTTTTCTGGTCTAGTGCCAAAAAGCTGGAGTTCTTACTGAAAGTTAGTGATCGGTTTGAGATTGAGAGGAGGGACCCGCCAAGTCCTTTACTGCTTAAGCTGGAAGCAGGAGCCAAGTTAGTGATACTAAACGGAGATTGGACTACcaaatttgagaaagatTTCATGGATAATCTTGGCAAGTACCGCAAGTACAGCGGAAGCAAATTAATGGACTTGCTTCGAGCACTAAGAAATAAGTATCATCATTTCATGGATTTACCAGAAGACCTGGCAGCTGCAATGAGCCCCATTCCCGCTGGATTTTACAATTACTTCGCCTTACGTTTCCCGAATCTGCTGATGACAACTTATTCTATAATCAAAAACAACCTAGAAGATGACCAGATTTTGAGTAAGTTCTTCGCTTAA
- the YCG1 gene encoding condensin subunit YCG1 (ancestral locus Anc_5.367): MSGGANNEDDVNTKIFHSIAEVFQKGQSAYAGHRKHVAVLKKIQSKAVSQGYESAFNYWFSTLVTKILPLKKTEVIGDRIVKLIAAFVASLDREVHIARNKQQEEVFSRFVDQFVRHILRGIESKDKNVRYRVVQLLAVIMDNIGELDESLYNLLTWSLGKRVYDKEPNVRIQAVFCLTKFQDEEAEEGELDTEGATQILMKVVQNDASAETRRAAMLNLVNNRVTQPYILERARDVNLVNRRLVYSKILRAMGKNCFDQVDSRIIDQLILWGLEDREESVRKACSRLISHDWLNLMEGDLIAFLERLNVTESSVAEKAMECLFENRPDIITKVKFPEDIWKEFTVEIAFLLKSFYLYCADKNLLEVIETNFPEAASFADILHYYIEQRFAKDAEPVLKTDHRSLDFIIEQLLTTANRYDFGDEVGRRSMLTVIRNMLGIFDLSENVIKAGLQVLKTLSINENDFVTMAIEIINDLRDDDIERQEQEERGRALANAASKGDSDDDDNDDAALESFHRNVEEMVGGQTAPSEGDAMKNLTSEKELEPKTVVACLTRSSHMLELVNMPLEQNILITSLIDTLITPAVRNTESQIRELGVKNLGLCCLLDVQLATSNMFILGMCVSKGNASLKKIALKVIVDIFSVHGSDVVDGEGKVDSISLHKIFYKVLKNDDLPDCQVVAAEGLCKLFLADVFTDDDLFETLVLSYFSPANTTNEALIQAFAFCIPVYCFSHSSHQKRMARIAADVLLRLCMLWDDLQSSEDLKADPESMMKPNAIFQQLLHWTDPRKLVHQSENDARSDSVQLEFVLDVTKILSRIDKKEIKKMLVTNINAAYITSYQDFDKLKLIAEHVEDVMENETLDSVSTNSLEKFKKTLTCVLDEAYERRLSKSTGHCSDLGDEEQDTSGGNLTGQDRASAVEQLSVDHSGSTDAVQEPDSSSEVSRKRGRSELENIVPSSEQNTDSSGKTVDRQENQSLAQPAEFESSSDQMSIDSYDVSLMTEEV; encoded by the coding sequence ATGAGTGGTGGTGCTAATAACGAGGATGACGTGAATACAAAGATCTTCCATTCCATCGCTGAGGTGTTTCAGAAGGGTCAATCTGCGTACGCTGGTCACCGGAAGCATGTGGCGGTTTTAAAGAAGATTCAATCAAAGGCTGTGTCACAAGGTTACGAGTCGGCATTTAACTATTGGTTCAGTACTCTGGTAACAAAGATcttgccattgaagaagactGAGGTAATCGGAGATCGCATAGTGAAGCTTATAGCAGCATTTGTCGCTTCGTTGGATCGTGAAGTGCACATTGCTCGAaacaagcagcaggaaGAAGTGTTTTCTCGATTCGTGGATCAGTTTGTCAGGCATATACTCAGGGGGATAGAAAGCAAGGATAAAAACGTCCGATACAGAGTAGTTCAACTGCTGGCGGTTATAATGGACAATATCGGTGAACTGGACGAATCGCTTTACAACTTGCTGACGTGGTCGCTCGGAAAGAGAGTTTACGATAAAGAACCAAACGTCAGGATTCAAGCCGTTTTCTGCTTGACGAAGTTCCAGGACGAAGAGGCTGAGGAGGGAGAATTGGATACGGAAGGTGCAACTCAAATCTTAATGAAAGTAGTTCAGAACGATGCCTCTGCGGAGACTCGTCGAGCGGCGATGCTGAATCTGGTTAACAACCGCGTTACGCAACCTTATATCCTGGAAAGAGCTCGTGATGTTAATCTAGTGAACCGCCGGCTGGTTTACAGTAAGATTCTGCGAGCGATGGGGAAGAACTGCTTTGATCAAGTGGACAGTAGGAtcattgatcaattgattcTGTGGGGGCTTGAAGATAGGGAAGAAAGCGTGCGAAAAGCATGTTCTAGGCTAATATCTCATGATTGGCTCAATCTTATGGAAGGCGATCTCATTGCATTTTTGGAGAGGTTGAATGTGACGGAATCGTCCGTCGCTGAGAAAGCGATGGAGTGCTTATTCGAGAATCGACCTGACATCATAACCAAGGTCAAATTTCCGGAAGATATATGGAAGGAATTCACAGTGGAAATTGCTTTCCTACTGAAAAGCTTTTACCTATATTGCGCTGACAAAAACCTGCTCGAAGTCATAGAAACCAACTTCCCTGAAGCCGCAAGTTTCGCAGACATTCTGCATTATTATATCGAGCAGAGATTCGCGAAAGATGCAGAGCCCGTTTTGAAGACGGATCACCGCAGCCTAGATTTTATCATTGAGCAGTTACTTACAACGGCAAATCGATACGACTTTGGAGACGAAGTCGGGAGGAGATCGATGTTGACGGTGATCAGAAATATGTTGGGGATCTTCGACTTGAGCGAAAATGTCATCAAGGCCGGATTGCAAGTGTTGAAGACTTTATCGATTAATGAAAATGACTTCGTCACAATGGCCATTGAGATAATTAACGATCTAAGAGATGATGACATTGAAAGacaagagcaagaagaaagaggaCGCGCACTGGCAAATGCCGCTAGCAAAGGTGATAGcgatgacgatgataaCGATGATGCTGCTCTCGAGTCTTTCCATAGAAACGTTGAGGAAATGGTAGGCGGTCAGACTGCGCCGTCCGAGGGAGATGCTATGAAGAACCTGACCTCTgagaaggagctggagCCCAAAACGGTTGTGGCATGTCTGACAAGATCATCCCACATGTTGGAACTGGTGAACATGCCGCTAGAGCAAAATATCCTGATAACCTCTTTGATTGATACATTAATCACGCCGGCTGTGAGAAATACCGAATCCCAAATAAGAGAACTTGGAGTTAAGAACCTTGGATTATGTTGCCTGTTGGACGTCCAACTTGCCACCAGCAATATGTTCATATTGGGCATGTGTGTCTCCAAGGGCAATGCGTCCCTGAAGAAAATTGCTTTGAAGGTTATTGTCGATATATTTTCCGTTCATGGATCTGATGTTGTAGATGGGGAAGGGAAGGTTGATTCAATATCACTTCATAAAATTTTCTACaaagtgctgaagaacGATGATTTGCCCGACTGTCAAGTCGTTGCAGCCGAAGGACTGTGCAAGTTGTTCTTAGCCGATGTGTTTACCGATGacgatcttttcgaaaCGCTGGTTTTATCCTACTTTTCTCCAGCTAACACCACTAACGAAGCCTTGATTCAAGCGTTTGCCTTTTGCATTCCAGTGTACTGCTTCTCTCATTCTTCCCATCAAAAGCGCATGGCCAGGATCGCTGCTGATGTTTTATTGAGACTATGCATGCTTTGGGATGATTTACAGTCCTCAGAAGATCTCAAGGCTGACCCTGAGTCAATGATGAAGCCGAATGCTATatttcagcagctgctCCATTGGACTGATCCTAGAAAACTAGTTCACCAATCCGAAAACGATGCCAGAAGCGATAGTGTACAACTGGAGTTTGTGCTGGACGTGACAAAAATATTGTCAAGGATAGATAaaaaagagatcaaaaaaaTGCTGGTAACCAACATCAACGCTGCCTACATTACTTCATACCAGGACTTTGATAAATTAAAGCTGATCGCAGAGCATGTCGAGGATGTAATGGAAAATGAGACCTTGGATTCTGTGAGCACAAATTCGCTagagaaattcaagaaaacACTAACATGTGTTCTAGACGAAGCCTATGAGAGACGCTTAAGTAAGTCAACGGGACATTGCTCGGATCTCggtgatgaagaacaagatACTTCAGGAGGCAACTTAACAGGTCAAGACCGGGCATCTGCCGTTGAACAACTATCCGTCGATCATTCCGGCAGTACTGACGCAGTTCAAGAACCGGATAGCTCTTCCGAAGTGAGCCGTAAGCGGGGCAGATCTGAACTTGAGAATATTGTGCCTTCCTCAGAACAAAACACTGATAGCAGTGGAAAAACAGTGGATCGTCAGGAAAATCAAAGTTTGGCGCAACCTGCGgaatttgaaagctcaagCGATCAAATGTCCATCGATTCTTACGATGTTTCGCTCATGACTGAAGAAGTCTAA